In Mariluticola halotolerans, one DNA window encodes the following:
- a CDS encoding adenylate kinase, translating into MRLILLGPPGAGKGTQAKILLDAYSIPQLSTGDILRAAIAARTPMGLEAKAIMDRGDLVSDTVVNAIVSERLDAPDCANGFILDGFPRTIAQAEALDAMLTDKGLALDAVIEIRADEDTLVQRVLNRAKETGGARADDNEDVIRKRLGVYRELTAPLVAYYEAQGLLKSVDGMSPVAQVSADIRAALAE; encoded by the coding sequence ATGAGACTTATACTCCTCGGCCCGCCGGGAGCGGGCAAGGGAACGCAGGCAAAGATCCTGCTGGACGCCTATTCAATTCCGCAATTGTCGACCGGTGACATTCTGCGCGCAGCCATTGCCGCGCGCACACCGATGGGCCTGGAAGCCAAAGCGATCATGGATCGCGGCGATCTGGTCTCCGACACTGTGGTCAATGCCATTGTTTCAGAACGCCTTGATGCACCCGATTGCGCCAATGGTTTCATTCTGGACGGTTTTCCGCGCACCATTGCCCAGGCCGAAGCGCTTGATGCCATGTTGACGGATAAAGGACTTGCTCTTGATGCCGTGATCGAGATTCGCGCCGATGAGGATACCCTCGTTCAGCGCGTGCTCAATCGGGCGAAAGAGACGGGCGGGGCACGCGCCGATGACAATGAAGATGTCATTCGCAAGCGCCTCGGTGTGTATCGCGAGCTCACAGCGCCGCTGGTTGCCTATTATGAGGCACAGGGGCTGCTGAAGAGTGTTGATGGAATGTCGCCGGTGGCTCAGGTCTCCGCAGATATTCGGGCAGCACTCGCAGAGTAA
- the rplF gene encoding 50S ribosomal protein L6 → MSRTGKKPVALNGATVTIDGQNVTAKGPKGELSVVLMDLVTAKQTEEGIVIEPVNESKQARAAWGTFRSLVQNIVTGVTVGFERKLAIQGVGYRAAMQGKDLKLSLGFSHEVVYEAPQGISLATPAPTEVVVTGIDKQVVGQVAANIREYRPPEPYKGKGVRYAEEHVFRKEGKKK, encoded by the coding sequence ATGTCCCGTACTGGCAAAAAACCGGTCGCTTTGAATGGTGCTACAGTCACCATTGATGGGCAAAATGTCACCGCAAAAGGTCCCAAGGGCGAACTTAGTGTCGTTCTCATGGATCTGGTGACGGCCAAGCAGACTGAAGAAGGCATCGTTATCGAGCCGGTCAACGAATCCAAGCAGGCGCGTGCCGCCTGGGGTACGTTCCGCTCGCTGGTGCAGAATATCGTAACTGGCGTGACCGTCGGCTTCGAGCGCAAGCTGGCAATCCAGGGCGTTGGTTACCGTGCAGCCATGCAGGGCAAGGATCTCAAGCTTTCGCTGGGGTTCAGCCACGAAGTGGTCTATGAAGCACCTCAGGGTATCTCGCTTGCAACACCGGCACCGACTGAAGTCGTCGTCACCGGCATCGACAAGCAGGTGGTTGGCCAGGTCGCAGCGAACATTCGCGAATATCGGCCGCCCGAACCCTATAAGGGCAAAGGCGTGCGTTATGCGGAAGAACATGTCTTCCGCAAAGAAGGTAAGAAGAAGTAA
- the rpsH gene encoding 30S ribosomal protein S8, whose amino-acid sequence MAVSDPVGDMLTRIRNAQMRNKTVVATPASTLRGRVLDVLQSEGFIRGYSETKFDNGSAEYSIELKYSDNIPVIREIQRVSRPGRRVYASVKNIPSVANGLGVSILSTPKGVMADHEARSQNVGGEVLCRVF is encoded by the coding sequence ATGGCTGTTTCTGATCCCGTCGGCGATATGCTGACCCGCATCCGGAATGCGCAAATGCGCAACAAGACCGTCGTTGCGACGCCGGCGTCCACACTGCGGGGCCGCGTGCTCGATGTACTGCAGTCCGAGGGTTTTATCCGCGGATATTCCGAAACCAAGTTTGATAATGGCTCCGCTGAGTACAGCATCGAACTGAAGTATTCGGACAATATCCCGGTTATCCGCGAAATCCAGCGTGTTTCACGTCCTGGCCGCCGCGTATATGCTTCGGTAAAGAATATTCCGTCTGTTGCAAACGGACTTGGTGTTTCGATCCTTTCCACCCCCAAGGGTGTGATGGCCGACCACGAAGCACGTTCGCAGAATGTGGGCGGTGAGGTTTTGTGCCGCGTCTTCTAA
- the rpsN gene encoding 30S ribosomal protein S14 has product MAKTSSIEKNKQRRALTKRYAAKRATLKAVVKNQELSLEDRFNASMKLAELPRNSSKTRIRNRCEVSGRPRGFYRKLKMSRIALRELGNMGQIPGLVKSSW; this is encoded by the coding sequence ATGGCTAAGACAAGCTCTATTGAGAAGAATAAGCAGCGCCGCGCGCTCACCAAGCGTTACGCTGCGAAGCGTGCAACGCTGAAGGCCGTGGTCAAGAACCAGGAACTCTCCCTTGAGGACCGGTTCAACGCGAGCATGAAGCTGGCGGAACTGCCGCGCAATTCTTCCAAAACCCGTATTCGCAATCGTTGCGAGGTTTCGGGCCGCCCGCGTGGCTTCTACCGCAAGCTCAAGATGAGCCGTATTGCGCTTCGTGAACTGGGCAATATGGGACAAATTCCCGGCCTGGTTAAGTCGAGCTGGTAA
- the rpsE gene encoding 30S ribosomal protein S5, translating into MRDVQERDSEFVDRLVHINRVAKVVKGGKRFGFAALVVIGDQKGRVGFGHGKAREVPEAIRKATEQAKRQLIRVPLREARTLHHDVAGRHGAGKVVLRAAPPGTGIIAGGPMRAVFETLGINDIVAKSQGTANPYNMIRATFDALKNVDSPRSVAARRGLKVSELQARRGEVAADA; encoded by the coding sequence ATGAGAGACGTTCAAGAGCGCGACAGCGAATTTGTAGATCGCCTGGTCCACATCAATCGCGTAGCGAAAGTTGTGAAGGGTGGTAAGCGTTTCGGCTTTGCTGCGCTTGTGGTGATTGGTGATCAGAAGGGCCGCGTTGGCTTTGGTCATGGTAAGGCACGCGAAGTGCCTGAAGCGATCCGCAAGGCCACCGAGCAGGCCAAGCGCCAGCTTATCCGTGTGCCGCTGCGCGAAGCCCGCACGCTGCACCATGACGTTGCAGGCCGCCACGGCGCCGGCAAGGTTGTGCTGCGCGCTGCCCCTCCGGGCACTGGCATCATTGCCGGTGGTCCAATGCGCGCTGTGTTCGAAACACTTGGTATCAACGATATCGTTGCCAAGTCGCAGGGCACTGCAAACCCATATAACATGATCCGTGCTACATTCGACGCTTTGAAAAATGTCGATAGCCCGCGTTCGGTTGCGGCCCGTCGTGGCCTCAAGGTTTCCGAGTTGCAGGCGCGTCGCGGTGAGGTTGCAGCAGACGCCTGA
- the rplO gene encoding 50S ribosomal protein L15: MRLNNLSDNAGATKNRIRVGRGIGSSKGKTGGRGQKGQTSRSGVAINGFEGGQMPLHMRMPKRGFNAWRPKSFNAVRLDRVQRAIDSGKLDAKGVIDAAALVAAGVIRRPKHGVRLIAGGEFKAQKVTFNVAHASAGALAAVEAAGGKVDMPKVEEAADA; this comes from the coding sequence ATGCGTTTGAATAATCTCAGCGACAATGCTGGCGCAACCAAGAACCGTATCCGCGTCGGACGCGGTATCGGTTCGAGCAAGGGCAAGACCGGTGGCCGCGGCCAAAAAGGTCAGACCTCGCGTTCGGGTGTTGCCATCAATGGTTTTGAAGGCGGTCAGATGCCGCTCCACATGCGGATGCCGAAGCGCGGCTTCAATGCATGGCGGCCAAAGTCTTTCAATGCCGTTCGGCTTGATCGCGTTCAGCGCGCGATTGATTCCGGCAAACTCGATGCCAAGGGTGTCATCGATGCCGCAGCGCTCGTCGCTGCCGGTGTTATCCGTCGCCCCAAGCATGGCGTTCGCCTGATTGCCGGTGGTGAGTTCAAGGCTCAGAAGGTGACATTCAACGTCGCCCATGCATCGGCTGGTGCACTCGCAGCGGTTGAAGCTGCCGGTGGCAAAGTTGATATGCCCAAGGTTGAAGAAGCCGCCGACGCGTAA
- the rplE gene encoding 50S ribosomal protein L5, with protein MAETYVPRLRTQYDGEIRAALLKDFGYKNPMEVPKLEKIVLNMGVGEAVGDSKKVKSAAGDLEKITGQKPVITYARTSIAGFKVREGMPLGVKVTLRKAQMYEFLDRLITIALPRVRDFRGLNPKSFDGRGNFAMGIKEHIVFPEINYDQVDQIWGMDVIVCTTAKTDDEARALLKAFNFPFTQ; from the coding sequence ATGGCTGAGACATATGTCCCGCGCCTGCGCACGCAGTATGATGGCGAAATTCGCGCCGCACTTTTGAAGGATTTCGGGTATAAGAACCCGATGGAAGTGCCTAAGCTCGAGAAGATCGTCCTGAATATGGGCGTTGGCGAAGCGGTTGGCGACAGCAAGAAGGTGAAATCGGCGGCAGGGGATCTGGAAAAGATCACAGGGCAGAAACCGGTCATCACCTATGCGCGAACCTCCATTGCTGGTTTCAAGGTGCGTGAGGGCATGCCGCTCGGTGTCAAGGTGACGCTGCGCAAGGCCCAGATGTACGAATTCCTGGACCGGTTGATCACGATTGCGCTGCCGCGTGTTCGCGACTTCCGTGGCCTGAACCCGAAGAGCTTTGACGGTCGTGGCAACTTTGCCATGGGCATCAAGGAACATATCGTGTTCCCGGAAATCAATTACGACCAGGTCGATCAGATCTGGGGTATGGACGTGATCGTGTGCACCACGGCCAAAACAGATGATGAAGCGCGTGCGCTTCTCAAGGCTTTCAACTTCCCCTTTACCCAATAG
- the rpsQ gene encoding 30S ribosomal protein S17, protein MPKRILQGTVVSDKNEKTVVVRVERRFTHPLLKKTVRRSKKYHAHDETNAVKVGEIVNIEECAPISKSKRWTVVPSA, encoded by the coding sequence ATGCCGAAGCGAATTTTGCAGGGGACCGTAGTCTCCGACAAGAATGAAAAGACGGTTGTGGTGCGCGTCGAACGCCGCTTCACCCACCCGCTTTTGAAGAAAACGGTGCGCCGTTCCAAGAAATATCACGCCCATGACGAGACCAATGCGGTCAAAGTCGGGGAGATCGTGAATATTGAGGAATGCGCTCCCATCTCGAAGAGCAAGCGTTGGACGGTCGTTCCGTCGGCGTAA
- the rplN gene encoding 50S ribosomal protein L14 has product MIQMQTNLDVADNSGARRVMCIKVLGGSHRKYASVGDIIVVSVKDAIPRGRVKKGQVMKAVVVRTAFEIRRADGTVIRFDRNAAVLINNNKEPVGTRIFGPVPRELRAKNHMKIISLAPEVL; this is encoded by the coding sequence ATGATTCAGATGCAAACAAACCTCGATGTCGCCGACAATTCCGGCGCACGTCGTGTCATGTGCATCAAGGTGCTGGGCGGTTCGCATCGTAAATATGCGTCTGTAGGCGACATTATTGTTGTGTCGGTTAAAGATGCTATTCCGCGCGGTCGCGTCAAAAAAGGTCAGGTGATGAAGGCTGTCGTTGTACGCACAGCATTCGAAATTCGCCGGGCTGATGGCACTGTGATCCGGTTCGACCGGAACGCGGCGGTTCTTATCAACAATAACAAGGAACCGGTCGGTACACGTATCTTTGGCCCGGTTCCGCGTGAATTGCGCGCCAAGAACCACATGAAGATTATCTCGCTTGCGCCGGAGGTGCTGTAA
- the rpmD gene encoding 50S ribosomal protein L30, with amino-acid sequence MADKTVTVEQIGSPIRRDKGQRGTLIGLGLNKMRRQRTLKDTPEVRGMINKIPHLVRVLDEK; translated from the coding sequence ATGGCTGACAAGACAGTTACAGTTGAGCAGATCGGTAGCCCGATCCGCCGCGACAAAGGGCAGCGCGGGACGCTTATAGGCCTTGGCCTGAATAAGATGCGTCGTCAGCGCACGCTCAAGGACACGCCGGAAGTGCGTGGAATGATCAACAAGATCCCGCATCTTGTACGTGTTTTAGACGAGAAATAG
- the rpmC gene encoding 50S ribosomal protein L29, whose amino-acid sequence MKVSDVRAKTVDELKDELVGLKKEQFNLRFQRATQQLESTSRVREVRRDIARVKTVLSEKSKA is encoded by the coding sequence ATGAAAGTCAGTGACGTACGGGCCAAGACGGTCGACGAACTGAAAGATGAGCTCGTCGGTCTGAAGAAAGAGCAGTTCAATCTGCGCTTTCAGCGGGCTACCCAGCAGCTTGAGTCGACTTCGCGGGTTCGTGAAGTCCGCCGCGATATCGCGCGGGTCAAGACGGTGCTGAGCGAGAAGAGCAAAGCCTAA
- the rplX gene encoding 50S ribosomal protein L24, which translates to MAAKIKKGDKVVVLTGKDKGRTGEVLQVLPEKTRAFVQGINQVRRHTKQTADQEAGIYTKEASIHLSNLALVDPKDNKPTRVGFEIKDGAKVRVAKRSGEKIDG; encoded by the coding sequence ATGGCTGCCAAGATTAAAAAAGGCGACAAGGTCGTCGTTTTGACCGGCAAGGATAAAGGCAGAACTGGTGAAGTTCTGCAGGTGCTTCCCGAGAAGACGCGCGCTTTTGTGCAGGGCATCAATCAGGTGCGCCGCCACACCAAGCAGACTGCGGACCAGGAAGCCGGCATCTACACCAAGGAAGCGTCAATTCATTTGTCGAACCTTGCGCTTGTCGATCCCAAGGACAACAAGCCGACCCGTGTCGGTTTTGAAATCAAGGACGGCGCCAAGGTTCGCGTCGCCAAGCGTAGCGGAGAAAAGATCGATGGCTGA
- the rplP gene encoding 50S ribosomal protein L16 has protein sequence MLQPKRTKFRKAHKGRIHGVAKGGYELTFGQFGLKALEPERITARQIEAARRAMTRQMKRAGRVWIRIFPDLPVSKKPTEVRMGKGKGAPEYWAARVHPGRVMFEIDGVSEEVAREALRLGAMKLPIKTRFVSRIAD, from the coding sequence ATGCTACAACCAAAACGTACAAAGTTCCGCAAGGCACACAAAGGCCGCATTCATGGCGTTGCCAAGGGTGGTTATGAGTTGACCTTCGGTCAGTTCGGCCTCAAGGCTCTGGAACCGGAGCGTATCACGGCTCGTCAGATCGAAGCGGCTCGCCGCGCGATGACCCGCCAGATGAAACGTGCCGGGCGCGTGTGGATTCGGATTTTCCCGGATCTGCCCGTTTCCAAAAAGCCGACCGAAGTCCGCATGGGTAAAGGTAAGGGCGCGCCGGAATATTGGGCAGCCCGGGTACATCCTGGCCGTGTGATGTTCGAAATCGACGGTGTAAGCGAGGAAGTTGCTCGCGAAGCTCTTCGACTTGGTGCGATGAAGCTGCCGATCAAAACGCGGTTTGTTAGCCGCATCGCCGACTAA
- the rpsM gene encoding 30S ribosomal protein S13: protein MARIAGVNIPTNKRVVIALQYIHGIGPKKAEEICKKVSIPAERRVNEMTDAEVIQVREAIDSDYIVEGDLRRSVAMNIKRLMDLGNYRGLRHRRGLPVRGQRTHTNARTRKGPAKAIAGKKK, encoded by the coding sequence GTGGCTCGTATTGCTGGCGTCAATATCCCGACGAACAAGCGCGTTGTAATCGCGCTTCAGTACATCCACGGGATTGGTCCGAAAAAGGCTGAGGAAATCTGCAAGAAGGTTTCCATCCCCGCGGAACGTCGGGTCAATGAAATGACCGATGCTGAAGTCATCCAGGTGCGTGAAGCAATCGACAGCGATTACATCGTTGAAGGTGATCTTCGTCGCAGCGTCGCGATGAACATCAAGCGTCTGATGGATCTGGGCAACTATCGCGGCTTGCGTCATCGCCGTGGTTTGCCGGTGCGCGGTCAGCGTACCCATACCAATGCCCGCACTCGCAAGGGTCCGGCAAAGGCTATCGCAGGCAAAAAGAAGTAA
- the rplR gene encoding 50S ribosomal protein L18, whose translation MANRMQGMDRRKARVRRAVKKHANGRARLSVFRSEKNIYAQIIDDASGRTLAAASTLDKDIKGKVKNGATQAAAEEIGKLIADRAKKAKVTEVVFDRGGYIFHGRVKALADAARAGGLSF comes from the coding sequence ATGGCTAACCGTATGCAGGGAATGGACCGTCGCAAGGCCCGCGTCCGCCGCGCTGTTAAAAAGCACGCCAACGGCCGCGCACGTCTTAGCGTGTTCCGTTCCGAAAAGAATATCTATGCGCAGATCATCGACGATGCTTCGGGCCGTACGCTCGCTGCCGCTTCGACCCTGGACAAGGATATCAAGGGCAAAGTCAAGAATGGCGCCACCCAGGCAGCTGCTGAGGAAATCGGCAAGCTGATCGCTGATCGCGCCAAAAAAGCCAAGGTGACCGAAGTCGTCTTCGATCGCGGTGGTTATATTTTCCACGGCCGGGTGAAAGCTCTGGCAGATGCCGCTCGCGCAGGCGGGCTGAGCTTCTAA
- the secY gene encoding preprotein translocase subunit SecY gives MASAAEQLARNLSFSTLGKAKDLQQRIWFTLGALLVYRFGTYIPVPGIDPQAYGATFEQAQQGIAGMLNMFAGGAVERMAIFALNLIPYITASIIIQVLSTASPKLEALRKEGGEAGRRKINQYTRYLTVVFCAVQAYGIAVGLESSQGVVLNPGWFFRISTVITLVGGTMFLMWLGEQITARGVGNGISLIIFAGIVANLPGTIVQTLELSRTGALPTIAVVGLLVLAILVIAVIVFFERAQRRLLIQYPKRQVGNKMFQGDTSHLPLKLNTAGVIPVIFGSSLLLLPATIASFAAQGDAPQWLSVISALLGRGQPLYLILFATFIIFFAFFYTAIVFNPSDTADNLKKSGGFIPGIRPGERTASHIDYVLTRITVAGALYLTIVALIPEVLVSQLNVSQFIGGTSLLIMVTVTLDTISQIQSHLVAQQYEGLVKRSRLGGKRR, from the coding sequence ATGGCCTCTGCAGCCGAACAATTGGCACGCAATCTTAGTTTTTCGACCCTTGGCAAGGCGAAGGATCTTCAGCAGCGCATCTGGTTTACACTGGGCGCGCTGCTTGTTTATCGTTTCGGCACCTATATTCCGGTGCCGGGCATTGATCCGCAGGCCTATGGCGCAACCTTTGAGCAGGCCCAGCAGGGTATCGCCGGCATGCTCAACATGTTTGCCGGTGGCGCTGTCGAGCGCATGGCCATTTTTGCGCTCAACCTGATCCCTTACATTACCGCCTCGATCATCATCCAGGTGCTCTCCACCGCCTCGCCAAAGCTTGAAGCCTTGCGCAAGGAAGGCGGGGAGGCGGGTCGCCGCAAGATCAATCAGTACACCCGGTATCTGACCGTCGTGTTCTGCGCCGTTCAGGCCTATGGCATTGCCGTGGGCCTAGAATCGAGCCAGGGCGTCGTGCTCAATCCGGGCTGGTTCTTCCGCATTTCGACCGTGATCACACTGGTCGGCGGCACCATGTTCCTGATGTGGTTAGGCGAACAGATCACAGCGCGCGGCGTCGGCAACGGCATCTCGCTGATCATTTTCGCCGGTATTGTCGCCAATCTGCCCGGCACCATCGTGCAAACGCTCGAATTGAGCCGCACAGGTGCCTTGCCAACGATTGCCGTGGTCGGGCTTTTGGTCCTCGCCATTCTGGTTATTGCCGTCATCGTCTTCTTTGAACGGGCCCAGCGCCGCTTGCTGATCCAGTATCCAAAGCGCCAGGTCGGCAACAAGATGTTCCAGGGCGACACTTCGCATCTGCCGCTGAAGCTCAACACAGCCGGTGTTATCCCGGTGATCTTTGGCTCGTCCCTTCTGCTGCTGCCGGCAACCATTGCCTCGTTTGCCGCACAGGGTGATGCGCCACAGTGGCTGTCCGTGATTTCGGCGCTGCTGGGTCGGGGGCAACCGCTCTATCTGATCCTGTTCGCCACCTTCATCATCTTCTTCGCGTTCTTCTACACTGCCATCGTCTTCAACCCGTCGGACACTGCCGACAACCTGAAGAAATCCGGTGGGTTCATTCCCGGCATTCGTCCGGGTGAACGTACGGCCTCGCATATCGATTATGTGTTGACCCGTATCACTGTGGCTGGCGCGCTCTATCTGACCATCGTTGCGCTGATACCGGAAGTTCTGGTCAGTCAGCTCAATGTCAGTCAGTTTATCGGTGGCACCTCACTGCTTATCATGGTGACGGTGACGCTAGACACAATCAGCCAGATCCAGAGCCATCTTGTTGCCCAGCAATATGAAGGCCTGGTGAAGCGCTCGCGGCTGGGGGGAAAGCGGCGATGA